The following proteins come from a genomic window of Burkholderia stabilis:
- a CDS encoding NAD(P)H-binding protein, with amino-acid sequence MTTKVLLIGATGRTGQACADLLLKQPEFEVTALVRRHGYALAGARVVEADLTNDFSHAFQGITHVIYTAGSAESEGAAEEEQVDRDAVARAAEYTLAYNAQKLVVISSLSAYRPEQGPDALRHYSQMKREGDERVIASGVDYVILRPGPLADGPGVGKIALTDAWLDPAPPVSRQDVAWAAIEAIKLGISRKIVGFVGGSVPIEQALRA; translated from the coding sequence ATGACGACGAAGGTACTGCTGATTGGCGCGACCGGCCGCACCGGCCAGGCCTGCGCGGATCTGCTGCTCAAGCAGCCGGAGTTCGAAGTCACGGCGCTCGTGCGCCGGCACGGCTATGCGCTGGCGGGCGCGCGGGTCGTCGAGGCCGATCTGACGAACGATTTTTCGCACGCCTTCCAGGGCATCACGCACGTGATCTACACGGCCGGCTCGGCCGAATCGGAAGGCGCGGCCGAAGAGGAACAGGTCGACCGCGACGCGGTCGCCCGTGCGGCCGAATACACGCTTGCCTACAACGCGCAGAAGCTCGTGGTGATCAGCTCGCTGTCCGCGTACCGCCCCGAGCAAGGCCCCGACGCGCTGCGCCACTATTCGCAGATGAAGCGCGAAGGCGACGAGCGCGTGATCGCATCGGGCGTCGACTACGTGATCCTGCGCCCCGGCCCGCTCGCCGACGGCCCGGGCGTCGGCAAGATCGCGCTGACCGACGCCTGGCTCGATCCCGCGCCGCCCGTGTCGCGCCAGGACGTGGCGTGGGCTGCGATCGAGGCGATCAAGCTCGGCATTTCGCGCAAGATCGTCGGCTTCGTCGGCGGCAGCGTGCCGATCGAACAGGCCTTGCGCGCGTAG
- a CDS encoding efflux RND transporter permease subunit, with protein sequence MNLSRPFITRPVATTLLALGVALAGLFAFIKLPVSPLPQVDFPTISVQASLPGASPETVATSVTSPLERHLGSIADVSEMTSTSTVGNARIILQFGLNRDIDGAARDVQAAINAARADLPAALKSNPTYRKVNPADSPIMIVSLTSETSSPAKLYDAASTVLQQSLSQIDGIGQVSVSGSANPAVRVELEPQSLFHYGIGLEDVRAALASANANSPKGAIEFGPQHFQLYTNDQASQASQYRDLVVAYRNGAAVRLSDLSDVVDSVEDLRNLGLSNGKRAVLVILYRSPGANIIETIDRVRAALPQLTASLPADITVTPVLDRSTTIRASLKDTEHTLLIAMSLVVMVVFLFLRNWRATLIPSVAVPISIIGTFGAMYLLGFSIDNLSLMALIVATGFVVDDAIVVLENISRHIENGKPRMQAAFDGAREVGFTVLSMSISLVAVFLPILLMGGIVGRLFREFALTLSLAIAVSLAVSLTVTPMMCARLLAESHDPQSEGRFGRFLERGFSRMQRGYERSLSWALRRPLLILMTLFATIGLNVYLYIVVPKGFFPQQDTGLMIGGIQADQSTSFQAMKLKFSEMMRIVQGNPNVKSVAGFTGGTQTNSGFMFVTLKDRTERKLSADQVIQQLRVPLSDVAGARTFLQAAQDIRVGGRQSNAQYQFTLLGDSSADLYKWGPILTEALQKRPELTDVNSDQQQGGLEAMVTIDRATAARFGIKPAQIDNTLYDAFGQRQVSTIYNPLNQYHVVMEVAPKYWQSPEMLNQVWVSTSGGSANGSQTTNAAAGTYVATSAGTSSAGTATQSAAAIASDSARNQALNSIAASGKSSASSGASVSTSKSTMIPLSAIATFGPSTTPLSVNHQGLFVATTISFNLPPGVSLSQATQVIYQTMAQIGVPPTIVGSFQGTAQAFQQSLDNQPILILAALLAVYIVLGILYESYIHPITILSTLPSAGVGALLALLLFKTEFSIIALIGVILLIGIVKKNAIMMVDFAIDQTRNNQKSSFDAIHEACLLRFRPIMMTTMAALLGALPLAFGSGDGAELRAPLGIAIAGGLIVSQVLTLYTTPVVYLYMDRLRVWAEKRRDRRGNSGGQAIAGE encoded by the coding sequence ATGAACCTGTCGCGTCCCTTCATCACCCGCCCCGTCGCGACGACGCTGCTCGCGCTCGGCGTCGCGCTCGCGGGCCTGTTCGCGTTCATCAAGCTGCCGGTGTCGCCGCTGCCGCAGGTCGACTTCCCGACGATCTCGGTGCAGGCGTCGCTGCCGGGCGCGAGCCCAGAGACGGTTGCGACCAGCGTGACGAGCCCGCTCGAGCGGCATCTCGGCTCGATCGCCGACGTATCCGAAATGACGTCGACGAGCACGGTCGGCAATGCGCGGATCATCCTGCAGTTCGGCCTGAACCGCGACATCGACGGCGCCGCGCGCGACGTGCAGGCCGCGATTAACGCGGCGCGCGCCGACCTGCCTGCAGCGCTGAAGAGCAACCCGACCTACCGCAAGGTCAACCCGGCCGACTCGCCGATCATGATCGTGTCGCTGACGTCGGAAACGTCGTCGCCCGCGAAACTGTACGACGCCGCGTCGACGGTGCTGCAGCAGTCGCTGTCACAGATCGACGGGATCGGCCAGGTGTCGGTGAGCGGTTCCGCGAACCCGGCCGTGCGCGTCGAGCTCGAACCGCAATCCCTGTTCCATTACGGGATCGGCCTCGAAGACGTGCGCGCCGCGCTTGCCTCCGCGAACGCGAACAGCCCGAAAGGCGCGATCGAGTTCGGCCCGCAGCACTTTCAGCTCTATACGAACGACCAGGCGTCCCAGGCGTCGCAGTACCGCGACCTCGTCGTCGCGTACCGCAACGGCGCGGCCGTGCGGCTGTCCGATCTGTCCGACGTCGTCGATTCGGTCGAGGATCTGCGCAACCTCGGCCTGTCGAACGGCAAGCGCGCGGTGCTCGTGATCCTCTACCGCTCACCCGGCGCGAACATCATCGAGACGATCGACCGCGTGCGCGCGGCGCTGCCGCAGCTCACCGCGTCGCTGCCGGCCGACATCACGGTCACGCCCGTGCTCGACCGCTCGACGACGATCCGCGCGTCGCTGAAGGACACCGAGCACACGCTGCTGATCGCGATGAGCCTCGTCGTGATGGTCGTGTTCCTGTTCCTGCGCAACTGGCGCGCGACGCTGATCCCGAGCGTCGCGGTGCCGATCTCGATCATCGGCACGTTCGGCGCGATGTACCTGCTCGGCTTCTCGATCGACAACCTGTCGCTGATGGCGCTGATCGTCGCGACCGGCTTCGTCGTCGACGATGCGATCGTCGTGCTCGAGAACATCTCGCGGCACATCGAGAACGGCAAGCCGCGCATGCAGGCCGCGTTCGACGGCGCGCGCGAGGTCGGCTTCACCGTGCTGTCGATGAGCATCTCGCTCGTCGCGGTGTTCCTGCCGATCCTGCTGATGGGCGGCATCGTCGGGCGCCTGTTCCGCGAGTTCGCGCTCACGCTGTCGCTCGCGATCGCGGTATCGCTCGCGGTGTCGCTCACCGTCACGCCGATGATGTGCGCACGCCTGCTGGCCGAATCGCACGACCCGCAAAGCGAAGGCCGCTTCGGGCGCTTCCTCGAGCGCGGCTTCTCGCGCATGCAGCGCGGCTACGAGCGTTCGCTGTCGTGGGCGCTGCGCCGGCCGCTGCTGATCCTGATGACCTTGTTCGCGACGATCGGGCTGAACGTCTACCTGTACATCGTCGTGCCGAAGGGCTTCTTCCCGCAGCAGGACACCGGGCTGATGATCGGCGGCATCCAGGCCGACCAGTCGACGTCGTTCCAGGCGATGAAGCTGAAGTTCTCCGAGATGATGCGGATCGTGCAGGGCAACCCGAACGTAAAGAGCGTCGCGGGCTTCACCGGCGGCACGCAAACCAACTCGGGCTTCATGTTCGTCACGCTGAAGGATCGCACCGAGCGCAAGCTGTCGGCCGACCAGGTGATCCAGCAACTGCGCGTGCCGCTGTCGGACGTCGCCGGCGCGCGCACGTTCCTGCAGGCCGCGCAGGACATTCGCGTCGGCGGCCGGCAGAGCAACGCGCAGTACCAGTTCACGCTGCTCGGCGATTCGAGCGCCGATCTGTACAAGTGGGGGCCGATCCTGACCGAGGCGCTGCAGAAGCGCCCCGAGCTGACCGACGTGAACTCCGACCAGCAGCAGGGCGGCCTCGAGGCGATGGTGACGATCGACCGCGCGACGGCCGCGCGGTTCGGCATCAAGCCGGCGCAGATCGACAACACGCTGTACGACGCGTTCGGCCAGCGCCAGGTCTCGACGATCTACAACCCGCTGAACCAGTACCACGTCGTGATGGAAGTCGCGCCGAAATACTGGCAGAGCCCGGAAATGCTGAACCAGGTGTGGGTCAGCACGTCGGGCGGCAGCGCGAACGGCTCGCAGACCACCAACGCGGCCGCCGGCACCTACGTCGCGACGTCGGCCGGCACGTCGAGCGCCGGCACGGCCACGCAGAGCGCCGCGGCGATCGCGTCCGATTCCGCGCGCAACCAGGCGCTGAACTCGATCGCGGCGAGCGGCAAGTCGAGTGCATCGTCGGGCGCGTCGGTCTCGACGTCGAAGTCGACGATGATCCCGCTGTCGGCGATCGCCACCTTCGGGCCGAGCACGACGCCGCTGTCGGTCAACCACCAGGGCCTGTTCGTCGCGACGACGATCTCGTTCAACCTGCCGCCGGGCGTGTCGCTGTCGCAGGCGACGCAGGTGATCTACCAGACGATGGCGCAGATCGGCGTCCCGCCGACGATCGTCGGCAGCTTCCAGGGCACCGCGCAGGCGTTCCAGCAGTCGCTGGACAACCAGCCGATCCTGATCCTCGCCGCGCTGCTGGCCGTCTATATCGTGCTCGGGATCCTGTACGAGAGCTACATCCACCCGATCACGATCCTGTCGACGCTGCCGTCGGCCGGCGTCGGCGCGCTGCTCGCGCTGCTGCTGTTCAAGACCGAGTTCAGCATCATCGCGCTGATCGGCGTGATCCTGCTGATCGGCATCGTGAAGAAGAACGCGATCATGATGGTCGACTTCGCGATCGACCAGACGCGCAACAACCAGAAATCGTCGTTCGACGCGATCCACGAGGCGTGCCTGCTGCGCTTCCGCCCGATCATGATGACGACGATGGCAGCGCTGCTCGGCGCGCTGCCGCTCGCGTTCGGCAGCGGCGACGGCGCCGAGCTGCGCGCGCCGCTCGGGATCGCGATCGCCGGCGGCCTCATCGTGTCGCAGGTGCTGACGCTCTATACGACGCCGGTCGTCTATCTGTACATGGACCGGCTGCGCGTGTGGGCCGAGAAGCGGCGCGACCGCCGCGGGAATTCCGGCGGGCAGGCGATCGCCGGAGAGTGA
- a CDS encoding peroxiredoxin, with protein sequence MKRKLLVGAVAALVAGHALMAQAELKPGAAAPDFTTQASLGGKTYTYSLADALKQGPVVLYFYPAAFTKGCTIEAHAFADAVDRYKAYGATVIGVSADNIDTLTKFSVSECRSKFPVAADPDAKIIREYDAKLPALDRANRVSYVISPEGKILYEYTSLSPDKHVENTLAAVKAWADAHPKQ encoded by the coding sequence ATGAAGCGAAAACTGTTGGTGGGCGCCGTGGCGGCGCTGGTGGCCGGCCATGCGCTGATGGCGCAGGCGGAACTGAAGCCGGGCGCCGCGGCACCCGATTTCACGACGCAGGCGTCGCTGGGCGGCAAGACTTACACGTACTCGCTGGCCGACGCGCTGAAGCAGGGGCCGGTCGTGCTGTATTTCTACCCGGCCGCGTTCACGAAGGGCTGCACGATCGAGGCGCACGCGTTCGCGGATGCGGTCGATCGTTACAAGGCTTACGGCGCGACGGTGATCGGCGTATCGGCAGATAATATCGACACGCTGACGAAGTTCTCGGTGAGCGAGTGCCGCAGCAAGTTCCCGGTCGCGGCCGACCCGGACGCGAAGATCATCCGCGAATACGACGCGAAGCTGCCGGCGCTCGACCGCGCGAACCGCGTGTCGTACGTGATTTCGCCGGAAGGGAAGATTCTCTACGAGTACACGAGCCTGTCGCCGGACAAGCACGTCGAGAACACGCTTGCCGCCGTGAAGGCGTGGGCCGACGCGCATCCGAAGCAGTAA
- a CDS encoding NYN domain-containing protein: MALPLDNVSMAVFCDFENVALGVRDAKYEKFDIQPVLERLLLKGSIVVKKAYCDWDRYKGFKASMHEASFELIEIPHVRQSGKNSADIRLVVDALDLCYTKSHVDTFVIISGDSDFSPLVSKLRENAKKVIGVGVKKSTSDLLVANCDEFIFYDDLVREQQRALAKREQQRVGNGGPKRPDEPSRKHDMDARKAEAIALAVETFDALASERDDVGKIWASVLKSAIKRRKPDFNESYYGFRAFGNLLDEAQARGLLEVGRDDKSGAFVSRARQQAAAEHVATAGDGGAAHHGARAAEPARAGREPRRRGQRAEAVVHESVQVEAEEAAVAELADTAAVAQAEATEVAETAEAHGDAKDGRKRARKSAAKKTGAKKGAAAKGAGRQAAGKPDDAAHGAAKHGDDKHAHGKHADDGHREAAQRDERHAAVTHAESATGDFGGDAAAQPSHDAAPVESAAEPIADAPAVAKKKPARKAAPRARRPRKTATAAE, encoded by the coding sequence ATGGCATTACCCCTGGACAACGTCAGCATGGCCGTGTTCTGCGACTTCGAGAACGTTGCGCTCGGCGTGCGCGACGCGAAGTACGAGAAATTCGACATCCAGCCCGTGCTGGAGCGCTTGCTGCTGAAGGGCAGCATCGTCGTGAAGAAGGCCTATTGCGACTGGGATCGCTACAAGGGCTTCAAGGCGTCGATGCACGAGGCGAGCTTCGAGCTGATCGAGATTCCGCACGTGCGCCAGTCGGGCAAGAACTCGGCCGACATCCGGCTCGTCGTGGACGCACTCGATCTTTGCTACACGAAGTCGCACGTCGATACGTTCGTCATCATCAGCGGCGACTCGGATTTCTCGCCGCTCGTGTCAAAGCTGCGCGAGAATGCGAAGAAGGTGATCGGCGTCGGCGTGAAGAAATCGACGTCGGACCTGCTGGTTGCGAACTGCGACGAATTCATCTTCTACGACGATCTGGTGCGCGAGCAGCAGCGCGCGCTCGCCAAGCGCGAACAGCAGCGTGTGGGCAACGGCGGCCCGAAGCGGCCCGACGAGCCGTCGCGCAAGCACGACATGGACGCGCGCAAGGCCGAGGCGATCGCGCTGGCGGTCGAGACGTTCGATGCGCTCGCGTCGGAGCGGGACGACGTCGGCAAGATCTGGGCGTCGGTGCTCAAGAGCGCGATCAAGCGCCGCAAGCCGGATTTCAACGAGTCGTACTACGGGTTCCGCGCGTTCGGCAACCTGCTCGACGAGGCGCAGGCGCGCGGTCTGCTCGAAGTGGGGCGCGACGACAAGTCGGGCGCGTTCGTGTCGCGGGCGCGCCAGCAGGCGGCCGCCGAGCACGTCGCGACGGCCGGTGACGGCGGCGCCGCGCACCACGGCGCGCGCGCGGCGGAGCCGGCGCGGGCCGGGCGCGAGCCGCGACGTCGCGGGCAGCGGGCGGAAGCGGTCGTGCATGAAAGCGTGCAGGTCGAAGCGGAAGAGGCGGCCGTGGCCGAGCTCGCCGACACGGCGGCGGTCGCGCAGGCTGAAGCGACTGAAGTGGCCGAAACGGCCGAAGCGCACGGCGATGCGAAGGACGGCCGCAAGCGCGCACGCAAGAGCGCGGCGAAGAAAACCGGCGCCAAGAAGGGGGCCGCCGCGAAGGGTGCCGGCCGTCAGGCGGCCGGGAAGCCGGACGACGCGGCGCATGGCGCGGCGAAGCACGGCGACGACAAGCACGCGCACGGCAAGCATGCCGACGACGGCCATCGCGAGGCCGCGCAACGTGACGAGCGGCACGCTGCGGTGACGCACGCCGAGTCGGCAACCGGCGATTTCGGCGGCGACGCTGCTGCCCAACCGTCGCATGATGCCGCGCCGGTCGAATCGGCTGCCGAACCGATTGCCGACGCGCCGGCCGTAGCCAAGAAAAAGCCGGCCCGCAAGGCGGCGCCGCGCGCGCGCCGTCCGCGCAAGACGGCGACCGCCGCCGAGTGA
- a CDS encoding VOC family protein translates to MNVQLNHTIVWCRDKRASSRFLTELLELPPPTPFGAMLVVRLDNGVSLDFYEKAGEIAAQHYAFLIDEAGFDRVFARIRERGLPHWADPAKRQPDDIYRHNGGRGVYFDDPDGHFLEVMTQPYALNG, encoded by the coding sequence ATGAACGTCCAGCTCAACCATACGATCGTCTGGTGCCGCGACAAGCGCGCGTCGAGCCGCTTCCTCACCGAGCTGCTGGAATTGCCGCCGCCGACGCCGTTCGGCGCGATGCTGGTCGTCCGGCTCGACAACGGCGTGTCGCTCGATTTTTACGAAAAGGCGGGAGAGATCGCGGCGCAGCATTATGCGTTCCTGATCGACGAAGCCGGTTTCGATCGCGTGTTCGCCCGCATTCGCGAACGCGGGCTGCCGCACTGGGCCGATCCGGCCAAGCGGCAACCCGACGACATCTACCGCCACAACGGCGGCCGCGGCGTGTATTTCGACGATCCGGACGGCCATTTCCTCGAAGTGATGACGCAGCCGTATGCGCTGAACGGCTAG